Proteins co-encoded in one Acaryochloris thomasi RCC1774 genomic window:
- a CDS encoding alpha/beta fold hydrolase, with product MISAHSSASDVQAVRYRTTTVEGLEIFYREAGSPDAPTLLLLHGFPTSSHMFRNLIPALADQFHLVAPDYPGYGNSSMPLVTEFDYTFDRLAEIMDGFIQATGLERYSLYLMDYGAPIGFRIATRHPERVQALIIQNGNAYDEGLSKFWDPLKVYWQNRTDENAAPLKPFFEIKATEWQYIHGVRNPEAVSPDNWNLDQRFLDRPGNKDIQLALFYSYGSNPPLYPKWQAYMRENQPPTLLVWGKNDQIFPASGAHPYKRDLTNLKFHLLDTGHFALEEEGILIAEQIRTLFTQEALI from the coding sequence ATGATCTCCGCTCATTCATCCGCTTCTGACGTTCAGGCAGTTCGGTATCGAACAACAACCGTTGAGGGGTTAGAGATTTTCTACCGTGAAGCTGGCTCACCAGACGCACCAACGCTATTGCTACTTCATGGCTTTCCCACCTCATCCCACATGTTTCGCAATCTGATACCAGCCCTTGCCGATCAGTTTCATCTTGTCGCTCCTGACTATCCTGGCTATGGCAACAGCTCCATGCCTCTGGTCACTGAATTTGATTACACCTTTGATCGCTTGGCAGAAATTATGGATGGCTTCATCCAAGCCACGGGTTTAGAACGCTATAGCCTCTATCTAATGGATTATGGCGCACCCATTGGTTTTCGCATTGCGACTCGCCATCCAGAGCGAGTACAAGCCCTAATTATTCAAAATGGGAATGCTTACGATGAAGGGCTGAGTAAGTTCTGGGATCCGCTAAAAGTCTATTGGCAGAACCGAACTGATGAAAATGCAGCCCCACTCAAGCCGTTCTTCGAAATCAAGGCGACTGAATGGCAATATATTCATGGTGTACGCAACCCCGAGGCCGTTAGTCCCGACAACTGGAACCTTGATCAACGATTTCTAGATCGCCCGGGGAATAAAGACATACAGCTAGCGCTGTTCTACTCCTACGGGTCAAATCCACCCCTTTACCCCAAATGGCAAGCCTACATGCGGGAAAATCAACCCCCAACGTTGCTGGTTTGGGGTAAGAATGATCAAATTTTTCCAGCATCGGGGGCACATCCCTATAAGCGAGATTTAACCAACCTCAAGTTTCATCTGCTAGATACCGGACATTTTGCTTTGGAAGAGGAAGGCATACTGATTGCTGAACAGATTCGCAC
- a CDS encoding Crp/Fnr family transcriptional regulator, with product MIKCTERLVQNRERGPMLINEFPLNLQRAITRHEMAKDQILFQQGEPTQAIYWVEFGRLKLVSFTEQQVVTHYSVEAGESFAETALYFDAYGCTVIAEQPSRVIAVPKQIFLDTLRQSLELSEQYRSHLTHRFFAVTQFLELRSIRSARNRLLRYLIQRRPQGQATVALDRPLNAIADELALLPESLSRLLAQLQADGIITRKKRSITFSQEWLENLTE from the coding sequence ATGATTAAATGTACCGAACGTTTGGTACAAAACCGAGAACGAGGCCCAATGCTGATCAACGAATTTCCTCTCAATCTTCAGCGCGCTATCACTCGCCATGAGATGGCAAAAGATCAGATTTTGTTTCAGCAGGGAGAGCCTACCCAGGCTATCTATTGGGTCGAGTTTGGCCGATTGAAGCTCGTCAGCTTTACGGAGCAACAAGTGGTCACCCACTACTCAGTAGAAGCTGGCGAGAGCTTTGCTGAAACGGCCCTGTATTTCGATGCCTACGGCTGTACAGTGATCGCAGAGCAACCCTCTCGCGTTATCGCCGTTCCCAAACAGATTTTTTTGGACACACTGCGCCAATCGCTTGAGCTATCCGAGCAGTACCGCTCACATCTGACCCATCGTTTTTTTGCCGTCACGCAGTTTTTAGAGCTGAGGAGTATTCGATCAGCCCGAAATCGCCTACTGCGCTACCTGATTCAGCGTCGTCCTCAAGGGCAGGCAACTGTTGCGTTAGATAGACCTTTAAATGCGATCGCTGATGAACTAGCCCTCTTGCCCGAAAGCTTGTCCCGCTTACTAGCGCAGCTTCAGGCTGATGGGATTATTACCCGTAAGAAACGAAGTATTACTTTCTCTCAAGAATGGTTAGAGAACCTTACAGAGTAA
- a CDS encoding TetR/AcrR family transcriptional regulator has translation MSKAQYIPSLLGLFRQHGYDGATLSRISEATGLGKASLYHHFPGGKSEMVATVLDYLEQETEIHILQVLRGQGEAPARLQKMCDGISRLYEQGDQPCLQAILLMGSARDVFHAKVEMLLRSWIDAIATLLMAEGLSKDIALQRAENAVLAIQGSLILSQGLNSPAVFQRVVNQLPQQLYQGLDEG, from the coding sequence ATGTCGAAGGCGCAGTATATCCCCAGTTTGTTAGGGCTTTTTCGGCAGCACGGCTACGATGGTGCTACTCTTTCCAGGATCTCGGAGGCAACCGGCTTAGGTAAGGCCAGCCTCTATCACCACTTTCCAGGCGGTAAGTCTGAAATGGTAGCGACGGTTCTCGACTATTTAGAGCAAGAGACTGAAATACACATTCTGCAAGTACTGCGCGGTCAGGGAGAGGCTCCAGCCCGCCTACAAAAGATGTGTGATGGGATTAGTCGGCTGTATGAGCAAGGAGACCAGCCCTGTCTGCAGGCCATCTTGCTCATGGGGTCGGCTCGGGACGTGTTTCATGCCAAGGTTGAGATGCTGTTGCGAAGTTGGATCGATGCGATCGCAACCCTCTTAATGGCAGAGGGGCTTAGTAAAGATATTGCCCTGCAGCGTGCCGAGAATGCGGTTCTCGCGATCCAGGGATCGCTAATTCTGTCCCAGGGACTCAATAGCCCTGCAGTCTTTCAGCGTGTAGTCAATCAACTGCCGCAACAGCTCTATCAAGGTTTGGATGAGGGATAG
- a CDS encoding MBL fold metallo-hydrolase, with protein sequence MVNYICITCGTQFADTSSAPERCPICEDDRQYVGHDGQQWTTLPELRKEHHNRIEQQEENLYGIGTEPSFAIGQRALLIQSKQGNVLWDCISLIDEQTVDKVNELGGVDAIALSHPHFYASAVEWANAFDAEIYLHEADRQWMMRPDPRLQFWKGNVLELKGLTLINIGGHFEGGTVCHWASGAHGAGGLLTGDLIQVVPAKHWVSFMYSYANLIPLSASKVRHIANSLEPYSFDRLYGAWWDAVITVEAKTSVKCSAERYIRAIEDAA encoded by the coding sequence ATGGTCAACTACATCTGTATTACCTGCGGAACGCAGTTTGCTGACACGTCTTCAGCACCCGAACGCTGTCCCATCTGCGAAGATGACCGGCAGTACGTGGGGCATGACGGTCAGCAGTGGACAACCTTACCTGAACTCAGAAAAGAACACCACAATCGTATTGAGCAGCAAGAAGAGAATCTATACGGTATTGGGACAGAACCGAGTTTTGCGATTGGTCAGCGGGCATTGCTAATCCAGTCAAAGCAAGGGAATGTTCTGTGGGACTGCATCAGTCTTATTGATGAGCAGACGGTTGACAAAGTGAATGAGCTAGGTGGGGTGGATGCAATCGCACTTTCCCACCCTCACTTTTATGCATCAGCAGTTGAATGGGCAAACGCTTTTGATGCTGAGATCTATCTGCACGAAGCGGATCGTCAGTGGATGATGCGACCCGACCCTCGGCTCCAGTTCTGGAAAGGTAACGTATTAGAACTAAAGGGACTGACATTGATCAACATCGGCGGCCATTTCGAAGGTGGGACCGTCTGCCATTGGGCATCCGGTGCACATGGAGCCGGTGGGCTTTTGACGGGCGATCTGATTCAAGTCGTCCCTGCTAAGCACTGGGTTAGTTTTATGTACAGCTATGCCAACCTGATCCCGCTTTCAGCATCAAAGGTTAGACATATTGCGAATTCTCTAGAACCTTACAGCTTTGACCGACTTTACGGCGCTTGGTGGGATGCTGTGATTACTGTAGAGGCGAAAACCAGCGTTAAATGTTCAGCGGAGCGCTACATTAGAGCGATTGAAGATGCCGCTTAG
- a CDS encoding RidA family protein, translated as MAQNIQRLNPPELGDPSHYGFTNIVLVPAHQTLVFIAGQGGMNQQGNSTDFDSQLSQAFTNLRAALVAVGATPEQVVKITVLSVDHDARKQELISAARNAMWPGDIKPASTLIPVPRLAGEGMLFEIDAMVAIPTPEER; from the coding sequence ATGGCTCAAAATATTCAGCGACTCAATCCACCTGAGTTGGGCGATCCATCTCACTATGGATTTACAAACATTGTGCTCGTTCCTGCCCATCAAACCCTTGTTTTCATTGCGGGGCAAGGAGGCATGAATCAGCAGGGTAATTCAACTGACTTTGACAGTCAGCTAAGCCAAGCTTTTACGAATCTGAGAGCGGCTTTAGTGGCTGTCGGTGCGACGCCCGAACAGGTTGTGAAAATTACGGTGCTTTCTGTAGACCACGATGCGAGGAAACAGGAACTGATTTCAGCCGCACGGAATGCGATGTGGCCGGGTGATATTAAACCGGCTAGCACGCTTATTCCTGTGCCTCGGTTGGCGGGAGAAGGAATGTTGTTTGAGATAGATGCGATGGTCGCAATTCCCACTCCTGAAGAACGTTAG
- a CDS encoding EamA family transporter, with product MKKISTGRLSDLLLTALAPISWGTTYVVATEFLPPNHPLLVAAMRSLPIGLLLIAVSRKLPQGIWWLRMLILGGLNIGVFQALLFVAAYRLPGGVAATAGAIQPLLVGLFAWVILSQRPSRVSVAAAIAGFIGVGLLVLSPAARLDSVGITAALAGAGAMGLGTVLVKRWKPPVPLMVFTAWQLTVGGLILLPVALVTEGPFEQITSTNIWAFIYLGLIGTGLAYALWFRGIAKLNPTAVSYLGLLSPVVATLIGYLFLQETFTGIQLAGIAIVLGSVLVGQQSD from the coding sequence ATGAAAAAGATATCAACTGGCCGTCTATCCGACCTCTTACTAACGGCTCTGGCTCCCATCTCTTGGGGGACAACCTATGTTGTTGCCACAGAGTTTTTGCCGCCTAATCATCCGCTGTTGGTGGCTGCGATGCGATCGCTTCCCATTGGTCTGCTGCTGATCGCTGTCTCCAGGAAGCTGCCTCAAGGCATCTGGTGGCTGCGGATGTTGATTTTAGGGGGCTTAAATATCGGCGTTTTCCAGGCGTTATTGTTCGTAGCCGCCTACCGTCTTCCGGGAGGTGTAGCCGCAACGGCGGGGGCGATTCAGCCCTTACTGGTTGGACTCTTTGCCTGGGTGATTTTAAGTCAGAGGCCGTCCAGGGTTTCTGTGGCGGCTGCGATCGCAGGTTTCATCGGTGTGGGGCTACTGGTCCTTAGTCCTGCGGCTCGTCTGGACAGTGTGGGAATTACTGCAGCGCTTGCAGGTGCGGGTGCAATGGGGCTGGGCACAGTGCTGGTCAAACGGTGGAAGCCTCCTGTTCCGCTAATGGTTTTTACTGCTTGGCAGCTAACGGTGGGTGGACTGATATTACTGCCCGTTGCTCTAGTCACAGAGGGACCGTTTGAGCAAATCACCTCAACGAACATATGGGCCTTTATCTATCTAGGTTTGATTGGTACGGGTCTGGCTTACGCACTGTGGTTTCGGGGAATCGCCAAGTTAAACCCCACGGCTGTTTCTTATTTGGGACTGCTGAGTCCTGTGGTTGCCACCCTGATCGGCTATCTCTTTTTGCAGGAGACCTTTACCGGTATCCAACTGGCCGGAATTGCAATTGTGCTAGGCAGCGTACTGGTTGGGCAACAGTCTGACTGA
- a CDS encoding MarR family winged helix-turn-helix transcriptional regulator, translated as MAVDAVDEVLAQWRKERPDLDASPMGVMGRMARLAKHLERSLGEVFSDFGLNGGEFDVLATLRRSGPPYQLSPTALFNSMMVSSGTMTHRIDGLEKAELVERIPDPCDRRGTLIHLTDKGFSLIEKAVEAHVANGQQILSVLEKTEREALAELLRELLVSLED; from the coding sequence ATGGCAGTTGATGCAGTTGATGAAGTGTTGGCTCAGTGGCGAAAAGAGCGTCCTGATTTAGATGCATCGCCAATGGGAGTCATGGGCAGAATGGCGCGGTTGGCCAAACACCTAGAGCGATCGCTGGGAGAAGTCTTCTCAGATTTCGGCTTGAACGGTGGGGAATTCGATGTATTGGCGACCCTGCGGCGGTCGGGTCCGCCTTATCAGCTTTCGCCCACGGCGTTATTCAATTCCATGATGGTGTCCTCCGGCACAATGACGCATCGGATTGATGGTCTAGAGAAAGCGGAGCTTGTGGAGCGTATTCCTGACCCTTGCGATCGCAGAGGGACGCTGATTCATTTGACGGATAAAGGCTTCAGTTTGATTGAAAAAGCGGTTGAAGCCCATGTTGCTAACGGACAACAGATTCTCAGTGTGTTGGAGAAAACTGAGCGTGAAGCGCTAGCCGAGCTGCTGCGCGAGCTTTTAGTTTCGTTGGAGGATTAA
- a CDS encoding DUF6888 family protein, translating into MPTADQGVICITLCQSLTNSFMPIFVIRLDERTGNVFILAGDNIEIEIYRNGRWRFL; encoded by the coding sequence TTGCCAACGGCTGATCAGGGGGTTATTTGTATAACGCTATGCCAATCCCTGACTAACTCATTCATGCCTATCTTTGTCATTCGTCTTGACGAGCGAACCGGAAACGTATTCATTCTTGCGGGCGATAATATAGAGATAGAAATATACCGCAACGGTCGTTGGAGGTTTTTGTGA
- a CDS encoding DUF6887 family protein, which translates to MSKPDFNSMAKSELRAYVIAHPDDKTAFSVFVDRFTADASPETFDVPQSKSGIEKIDNLIQQKVQQIK; encoded by the coding sequence GTGAGCAAGCCTGACTTCAATAGCATGGCTAAATCTGAGCTGCGAGCCTATGTCATTGCTCATCCTGATGATAAGACCGCATTTAGTGTTTTTGTTGATCGTTTTACCGCTGATGCATCTCCAGAAACGTTTGATGTGCCGCAATCCAAATCTGGGATTGAAAAAATCGACAACCTAATCCAGCAAAAAGTCCAGCAGATAAAATAA
- a CDS encoding DODA-type extradiol aromatic ring-opening family dioxygenase, translating into MNELPAIFLSHGAPDLPIREGAAQQFLRALHKQIPRPKAILVISAHWLSDSPVVSATPQPRTIHDFSGFPKQLYELSYPASGDPELAARASELLTQAGITCEVHPFRGLDHGAWTPLTLIYPKANIPVIQLSIQPYRDPRYHWEVGQALEALRQEGVLIIGSGSATHNLNASRESYSASPPEWVTQFDDWLAKTITQGNWDDLLNYRQLAPYAQENHPTEEHLLPLFVALGAGGKAIKGQQLYRGFTYGTLSMAAYAC; encoded by the coding sequence ATGAACGAGCTACCCGCCATCTTTTTATCCCACGGCGCGCCAGACCTCCCTATTCGAGAGGGAGCCGCTCAACAGTTTTTGCGGGCCCTGCACAAACAGATTCCTCGTCCCAAGGCTATTCTGGTGATTTCTGCTCACTGGCTTTCAGATTCCCCCGTCGTGAGTGCAACACCACAACCCAGAACAATCCATGACTTTTCAGGTTTCCCGAAGCAGCTTTACGAATTAAGTTACCCGGCTAGTGGTGATCCTGAACTGGCGGCTCGGGCCTCTGAATTGCTAACTCAAGCGGGTATTACGTGTGAGGTGCATCCCTTTAGAGGTCTTGATCATGGGGCTTGGACCCCTTTGACTTTGATCTACCCCAAGGCTAACATTCCGGTCATACAGCTTTCGATTCAGCCGTATCGCGATCCGCGTTATCACTGGGAAGTGGGTCAGGCGTTGGAAGCATTACGGCAGGAAGGAGTCCTGATTATCGGCAGCGGGAGTGCGACTCATAATCTCAATGCTTCTAGAGAGAGCTACAGTGCATCCCCTCCAGAATGGGTGACTCAGTTTGATGACTGGCTGGCTAAAACAATCACACAGGGGAACTGGGATGATCTGCTCAACTATCGACAATTAGCGCCCTATGCTCAAGAGAACCACCCCACCGAAGAGCACTTGCTGCCTTTGTTTGTCGCTTTAGGAGCTGGCGGGAAGGCTATCAAAGGACAACAGCTTTATCGCGGTTTTACTTACGGTACGCTCAGCATGGCGGCCTATGCCTGTTAG
- a CDS encoding DoxX family protein, which translates to MKLTIHDPVSSAPPARSLRLAKPTIDLDTAPYAIALLRLSLGLLFLAHGLLKVFTFTLPGTAQFFDSVGLPGFMAAPVALAEIIGGLLLIAGIYTRWVALGLFPILLVATLKVHGANGWLFTNEGGGWEFPALFAIASLVQFLLGDGAYAIGSI; encoded by the coding sequence ATGAAGCTCACTATTCACGATCCTGTTTCTTCCGCGCCTCCGGCCCGCTCTCTGCGGTTGGCGAAGCCTACGATTGATTTGGATACTGCGCCCTATGCGATCGCACTTTTACGGCTCAGCTTGGGGCTGCTCTTTCTCGCCCACGGTTTGCTGAAGGTGTTTACGTTTACGTTGCCAGGGACCGCTCAGTTTTTTGATAGCGTCGGGCTTCCGGGCTTTATGGCCGCACCCGTTGCCTTGGCCGAAATCATCGGTGGACTGCTGTTAATTGCCGGGATTTATACGCGTTGGGTAGCTTTGGGACTGTTCCCAATTTTGCTGGTTGCCACACTCAAAGTACATGGTGCCAATGGTTGGCTATTCACCAATGAAGGAGGGGGCTGGGAGTTTCCGGCTTTGTTTGCGATCGCATCTCTAGTGCAGTTCCTTCTGGGGGACGGAGCCTATGCCATTGGCTCGATCTAG
- a CDS encoding CDGSH iron-sulfur domain-containing protein: MSQHSATSSATAHLETGTHWICSCGLSKNAPYCDGGHQSTSLQPIELEVQAPKVVEISY; encoded by the coding sequence ATGTCACAACATAGCGCCACATCTTCGGCCACTGCCCACCTAGAGACGGGTACCCACTGGATCTGTAGCTGCGGATTATCAAAGAATGCTCCCTACTGCGACGGCGGCCATCAAAGCACCTCGCTCCAGCCCATAGAACTAGAGGTTCAAGCCCCTAAGGTTGTCGAGATCTCCTACTGA
- a CDS encoding MarR family winged helix-turn-helix transcriptional regulator encodes MSTAPSKATAQAANESFVATMRELTRAYQSFSACSDTHIRQFDLTPAQFDVIATLGNTNGLSMGEIGEKTLITKGTLTGVIDRLIKKSLVYRETPADNRRSVIVQLTPEGQQNFEKVFPEHIAYLKERFERLDPSELELLKVLLSRLKQAF; translated from the coding sequence ATGTCTACGGCCCCCTCAAAAGCGACGGCCCAAGCCGCCAATGAATCCTTCGTTGCCACTATGCGGGAGTTGACGAGGGCTTATCAATCATTCTCAGCCTGTTCAGATACTCATATTCGACAGTTCGATCTTACGCCTGCTCAATTCGACGTGATTGCAACCCTCGGCAATACCAACGGTTTGAGCATGGGAGAAATCGGCGAAAAGACCCTAATCACTAAAGGAACGTTAACTGGCGTGATCGATCGCCTGATCAAGAAATCGCTCGTGTACCGAGAAACCCCCGCAGACAACCGCCGCAGCGTCATTGTTCAATTGACGCCAGAAGGGCAGCAAAACTTTGAAAAGGTTTTCCCTGAGCATATTGCTTACCTGAAGGAGCGGTTTGAGAGACTTGATCCTTCAGAACTAGAACTTTTAAAAGTTCTGCTTAGTCGCCTAAAGCAGGCTTTCTAA
- a CDS encoding HepT-like ribonuclease domain-containing protein — protein sequence MTQRQIQDYLEDILDAVDAIEQFTAGVKFEAFSQNLEKVFAVSRAMEIIGEAVKRVPDSVRSQYPDIPWRDIAGMRDKLIHDYFNTDVEIIWEAVQTDVPQLKIMIAKVLEAIKE from the coding sequence GTGACCCAGCGACAGATTCAGGATTATTTAGAGGATATTTTGGATGCGGTGGATGCGATCGAGCAGTTTACGGCGGGTGTTAAATTTGAAGCATTTTCGCAAAACTTAGAGAAAGTATTTGCGGTATCAAGGGCGATGGAAATTATTGGTGAAGCAGTGAAACGGGTTCCAGACTCTGTAAGAAGCCAATATCCTGATATACCCTGGCGGGATATTGCTGGAATGCGAGATAAGTTGATTCATGATTACTTCAATACGGATGTAGAGATCATCTGGGAGGCAGTTCAGACAGATGTGCCACAGTTGAAGATCATGATTGCTAAAGTTTTAGAGGCAATTAAAGAATAG
- a CDS encoding nucleotidyltransferase family protein, translating to MKTLEEIKEWLVQHQSVLQERYQIRELGIFGSYIRQEQTESSDVDVLVEFSKTPSLLKFVNLENYLSDNLGVKVDLVHKAGLKPRIGKRILAEVVYL from the coding sequence GTGAAAACTTTGGAAGAAATTAAGGAATGGTTAGTACAGCACCAATCAGTATTGCAGGAGCGTTATCAAATCAGAGAGTTAGGGATTTTTGGCTCTTACATTAGGCAAGAACAGACGGAATCTAGTGATGTGGATGTACTGGTGGAGTTCTCTAAGACACCGAGCCTTTTGAAGTTCGTCAATTTAGAGAACTACCTCAGCGATAATTTGGGTGTAAAGGTTGACCTCGTGCATAAAGCTGGTTTAAAGCCACGCATTGGTAAACGGATTTTGGCGGAGGTGGTCTATCTGTGA
- a CDS encoding MerR family transcriptional regulator yields the protein MFRIGEFSKIAQVPASLLRYYDDIGLFKPMECDRNTSYRYYSVQQLTELNRILALKDLGLSLEQIKRLTEEEVSPDEIRGMLSLKKVQIEQTLQTEAARLRAVESRLQQIERQGQFQDDDVVLKSLPATPFLSLRRTYPDLAQTFAAISDVGQAVNKQVDAKSIGHFAAVIYGELYEEANWDLEFGFLLTQALDISVPLANGSSMDVRELPPVEMAVTAVRFGGPEKGHLSYSAIGTWAENHQYKLIGPGREVFIVPPKPGHESEMVVEIQFPVEALAA from the coding sequence ATGTTTCGCATTGGTGAGTTTTCCAAAATTGCCCAGGTGCCTGCTAGTCTGCTGCGCTACTACGACGATATTGGGTTGTTTAAACCGATGGAGTGCGATCGCAACACCAGCTATCGCTACTACAGCGTTCAGCAACTCACCGAACTCAACCGCATTCTTGCCCTCAAAGATCTGGGACTCTCGCTAGAGCAAATCAAGCGTCTGACTGAAGAGGAGGTCTCTCCCGATGAAATTCGCGGGATGCTCTCTCTAAAAAAGGTGCAGATTGAGCAAACCCTCCAAACCGAAGCCGCTCGCCTTCGAGCGGTAGAATCTCGCCTGCAGCAGATTGAGCGCCAAGGGCAGTTTCAAGATGACGACGTCGTTTTGAAATCTCTACCTGCAACGCCTTTCTTGTCATTGCGGCGGACCTATCCAGACCTAGCGCAAACCTTCGCAGCCATCTCAGACGTGGGACAGGCTGTGAACAAACAAGTTGATGCTAAGTCCATTGGGCACTTTGCCGCCGTGATTTACGGAGAGCTGTATGAAGAAGCGAACTGGGACTTAGAGTTTGGATTCTTGCTGACTCAGGCTCTAGACATCAGCGTACCGTTAGCTAACGGTTCATCAATGGATGTCCGAGAATTACCTCCAGTCGAAATGGCAGTGACGGCGGTACGGTTTGGTGGTCCTGAAAAGGGGCACCTCTCCTACAGCGCCATAGGTACCTGGGCAGAAAACCATCAATACAAGCTGATTGGGCCGGGGCGGGAGGTTTTTATCGTGCCACCGAAACCGGGCCATGAATCAGAAATGGTGGTCGAAATTCAGTTTCCGGTGGAGGCACTGGCTGCTTAA
- a CDS encoding tautomerase family protein yields the protein MPTIKLTVPKNAWTKDEKAKLVERFTNTLSDFAQEAGKGDIKPFIGVQIEETAEGGYAIGGQIFG from the coding sequence ATGCCTACGATTAAACTCACGGTTCCCAAGAATGCTTGGACGAAGGATGAAAAAGCCAAGCTCGTTGAGCGGTTTACGAATACGCTCAGTGACTTTGCTCAAGAAGCGGGCAAAGGCGATATCAAGCCATTTATCGGAGTCCAGATCGAAGAAACGGCTGAAGGTGGTTATGCCATCGGAGGCCAGATTTTTGGATAA
- a CDS encoding MAPEG family protein, whose translation MTIELWSLLSVTAILWIAILVQQLQLDITGGAKYALSNREQGYSFKEATALTGRLARNVRNHVEGLALFAPLVLTAAIANISNTWTQSAAIAFSVTRGLHFFFYAAGITPFRSFAWGIGFFLALGSFVFGLITG comes from the coding sequence ATGACAATCGAACTCTGGTCTCTATTGAGCGTCACTGCAATCTTGTGGATTGCGATCTTGGTTCAACAGCTTCAGCTTGATATAACGGGTGGAGCCAAATACGCTTTATCAAACCGAGAGCAAGGCTATAGCTTTAAAGAAGCGACGGCACTGACGGGTCGTTTGGCTCGCAATGTCCGCAACCATGTTGAGGGTTTAGCTCTGTTTGCCCCTCTTGTTCTGACGGCTGCGATCGCAAACATCTCAAATACCTGGACTCAATCTGCTGCGATCGCTTTTTCCGTCACGCGGGGGCTACATTTCTTTTTCTATGCCGCAGGCATCACACCGTTCCGCAGTTTCGCCTGGGGGATTGGTTTCTTTTTAGCCCTCGGTAGCTTTGTGTTCGGCCTAATTACGGGCTAA